In Nitratireductor basaltis, the following are encoded in one genomic region:
- a CDS encoding NUDIX hydrolase gives MLAMACDSRPNRIKEQALSEIAAVAVVAEKDGKFLLTRRMNPPYADQYGFPGGKVEPGETSGQAACRELLEETGIQGSAPQFICQIMVENVDGRPPFRLDVFRLTIFDGTLLAGSDAREAGWFSLEEMRQMPVIGSTLEIVEDLASTRGS, from the coding sequence ATGCTGGCAATGGCATGCGACAGTCGGCCCAACCGCATCAAGGAGCAGGCATTGAGCGAAATTGCAGCTGTCGCCGTGGTGGCGGAGAAGGATGGCAAGTTCCTTCTCACCCGTCGCATGAACCCGCCTTATGCCGACCAGTACGGTTTTCCAGGGGGCAAGGTCGAGCCCGGCGAGACATCTGGGCAGGCAGCATGTCGTGAGCTTCTCGAGGAGACGGGGATACAAGGTTCCGCGCCGCAATTCATCTGCCAGATCATGGTCGAGAATGTCGATGGACGCCCGCCCTTCCGGCTCGATGTCTTCCGGCTGACGATATTCGATGGCACCCTGTTGGCAGGCAGTGATGCGCGCGAGGCCGGCTGGTTTTCCCTTGAAGAGATGCGGCAGATGCCGGTCATCGGGTCGACCCTGGAGATCGTGGAGGACCTTGCCTCCACGCGCGGCTCTTAA
- a CDS encoding TIGR02301 family protein produces the protein MRLRRTILAMAAVTALLATAPARAIETPYDNQLLRLSEVLGSVHFLSNLCGEKSDVWRERMLSLLQAEGPEDERRSNMIARFNHGYRSFQAIYRRCTPSARHAFRRYMDEGAKISDEMVLRYGN, from the coding sequence ATGCGACTGAGACGAACCATTCTGGCCATGGCTGCCGTCACCGCCCTTTTGGCGACAGCACCGGCACGGGCAATTGAAACGCCTTACGACAACCAGCTTCTGCGGCTGTCGGAGGTGCTCGGTTCGGTGCATTTTCTCAGCAATCTGTGTGGCGAGAAGAGCGATGTCTGGCGCGAGCGCATGCTATCGCTCCTGCAGGCGGAGGGTCCTGAGGATGAACGGCGCAGCAACATGATCGCGCGCTTCAACCATGGCTACCGTTCGTTCCAGGCCATCTATCGCCGCTGCACGCCTTCAGCGCGCCATGCCTTCCGCCGCTACATGGACGAGGGTGCCAAAATCTCAGACGAGATGGTGCTTCGCTACGGCAATTGA
- a CDS encoding YfbR-like 5'-deoxynucleotidase, translating into MRRSAPPRAWQRMLSGRRLDLLDPSPLDIEITDIAHGLARVARWNGQTAGDFAYSVAQHSLLVERVFEVLNRDAGPEAFQIALLHDAPEYVIGDMISPFKATLGDDYKSVERRLQRAIHIRFSLPPTIDMKLKRAIKRADQVAAYFEATLLAGFASEEAERFFGQPRGVDPEYLPLDPMPARKAQAAFMERFDAIEVMRKA; encoded by the coding sequence ATGAGGCGTTCTGCTCCGCCGCGCGCCTGGCAGCGTATGCTTTCCGGCCGCCGGCTTGATCTGCTCGACCCCTCCCCGCTCGACATCGAGATTACAGACATTGCCCATGGACTTGCGCGCGTGGCGCGTTGGAACGGGCAGACCGCTGGCGACTTCGCATATTCCGTCGCGCAGCACTCGCTTCTTGTGGAGCGGGTGTTCGAGGTGCTCAACCGCGATGCGGGTCCTGAAGCATTCCAGATCGCGCTTTTGCACGATGCGCCCGAATATGTGATCGGGGACATGATTTCCCCTTTCAAGGCGACCCTTGGCGACGACTACAAATCGGTGGAACGCCGCCTGCAGAGGGCGATACATATTCGCTTTTCGCTGCCGCCAACCATCGACATGAAACTGAAGCGGGCGATCAAGCGCGCCGATCAGGTTGCTGCCTATTTCGAGGCAACGCTGCTTGCCGGCTTTGCGTCTGAGGAGGCAGAGCGCTTTTTCGGCCAACCGCGCGGTGTCGATCCCGAATATCTGCCGCTTGACCCCATGCCTGCACGCAAGGCGCAGGCCGCGTTCATGGAGCGGTTCGATGCGATCGAGGTCATGCGCAAGGCGTGA
- a CDS encoding transcriptional regulator produces MAQVQANTEAKPEMKAQLVEEYRNVGPAAVRGALCCSKPKQEEPKKRSYQPREEA; encoded by the coding sequence ATGGCCCAAGTTCAAGCGAACACCGAAGCGAAACCAGAGATGAAGGCGCAGCTCGTGGAAGAGTACCGCAATGTCGGTCCCGCCGCCGTCAGGGGCGCGCTTTGCTGCTCCAAGCCGAAGCAGGAAGAGCCGAAGAAGCGCTCATATCAGCCGCGCGAAGAGGCTTAG
- a CDS encoding LysE/ArgO family amino acid transporter has translation MTAPLFAPLAAGFLLGGSLIIAIGAQNAFILRQGLLREHVFVLCLICALADAVLILAGVAGVGTFVSNSPRLITIVTLGGGLFLSVYAVMAFRRALHPEGMSAARNGDGSLRDAIATCLAFTFLNPHVYLDTVVLIGSLSGAYEGNARAAYAAGAVAASFTWFFALGYGARLLQPFFARPASWRILDTLIGAVMLALALSLFARLI, from the coding sequence ATGACAGCTCCTCTTTTTGCCCCGCTTGCTGCAGGATTCCTGCTCGGCGGCTCCCTCATCATCGCAATTGGCGCGCAGAATGCCTTCATCCTGCGCCAGGGCCTGCTGCGCGAGCATGTCTTCGTGCTCTGCCTCATATGTGCGCTGGCAGATGCGGTGTTGATTCTGGCCGGTGTAGCGGGTGTGGGAACGTTTGTTTCCAACTCTCCGCGCCTCATCACCATCGTGACCTTGGGGGGAGGGCTGTTTCTCAGCGTCTACGCCGTCATGGCATTTCGCCGGGCGCTTCATCCGGAAGGTATGAGTGCTGCGCGTAACGGCGATGGCTCGCTGCGTGACGCGATTGCGACCTGTCTGGCTTTCACCTTCCTCAACCCCCATGTCTATCTCGACACGGTGGTGCTCATAGGTTCGCTCTCCGGAGCCTATGAAGGGAACGCGCGTGCGGCCTATGCTGCAGGTGCAGTGGCTGCATCCTTCACATGGTTCTTTGCACTGGGCTATGGCGCGCGGCTGCTTCAGCCGTTTTTCGCGCGCCCTGCCTCCTGGCGCATTCTCGACACGCTTATTGGTGCCGTAATGCTCGCGCTGGCCCTAAGCCTCTTCGCGCGGCTGATATGA
- a CDS encoding YgfZ/GcvT domain-containing protein, whose amino-acid sequence MPRRVFEDRAVIHITGDDAESLLQNVITTDLDKLAQGEAQAGALLTPQGKILFDFVISRHGDKGFRLDARKDVAPDLLKRLTLYKLRAKAEISLSDQETVSAYWENDSDASTSDSSRCRDLRFGEAHVFRTYDLGATSSADEADWANRRIEHAVPESGNDFELGDAFPHDVLYDQGGGVGLRKGCYVGQEVVSRMHHRGTARRRLVKVNGDVLLPATGSPLLVGEREIGRLGTVSGTQGLAIVRTDRVADAAANGEAVTAGDATLSLSVPAYASFSLEKEPEA is encoded by the coding sequence ATGCCAAGGCGAGTTTTTGAAGACCGGGCTGTCATCCATATCACTGGCGATGATGCCGAAAGCCTGCTCCAGAATGTCATCACCACCGATCTGGACAAGCTGGCACAGGGCGAGGCGCAGGCGGGGGCTCTGCTGACCCCGCAGGGCAAGATCCTGTTCGACTTCGTCATCTCGCGCCACGGGGACAAGGGATTTCGCCTGGATGCGCGCAAGGATGTCGCTCCAGATCTCCTGAAGCGTCTCACCCTCTACAAGCTGCGCGCGAAAGCTGAGATTTCCCTTTCCGATCAGGAGACTGTCTCGGCTTACTGGGAAAATGATTCAGACGCCTCAACAAGCGATTCATCTCGTTGCCGCGATCTTCGGTTTGGCGAAGCACACGTGTTTCGTACCTATGATTTGGGTGCAACATCGAGCGCGGATGAAGCAGATTGGGCTAACCGGCGCATCGAGCACGCTGTGCCCGAGAGCGGCAATGACTTCGAGCTGGGCGACGCCTTCCCCCATGACGTTCTTTATGACCAAGGTGGCGGTGTCGGTCTGCGCAAGGGCTGCTATGTCGGGCAGGAAGTGGTTTCGCGCATGCACCATCGCGGGACGGCGCGCCGTCGGCTGGTGAAGGTGAACGGTGATGTTCTACTGCCTGCAACAGGCTCTCCCCTTCTGGTCGGAGAACGCGAGATCGGTCGGCTAGGCACCGTCAGCGGCACCCAGGGTCTGGCCATTGTGCGCACCGACCGCGTGGCTGATGCTGCCGCCAATGGCGAAGCTGTGACAGCGGGCGATGCAACGCTCAGCCTCAGTGTACCGGCCTATGCGAGCTTCTCGCTTGAGAAAGAGCCTGAGGCATGA
- a CDS encoding SOS response-associated peptidase: protein MCGRFSLTASPGEVEALLGVVDIEAFPPRYNIAPTQPVLVALSTGPREPGSNRPDREAKLVRWGFLPSWVKDPKKFPLIINARSETVAEKNSFRAAVRHRRGLLPASGFYEWKREGGKSVQPYWVRPRDGGVIAFAALLETYSEPGGSEIDTGCILTAAANEEFAPIHDRMPVMIPQDQFSRWLDCVNNEPRDVADLMTAPQPGVFEAIPVSNLVNKVANTGLEIQERVEPAELVAPAGRKSKGDDGQMQLF, encoded by the coding sequence ATGTGTGGCCGGTTTTCGCTGACGGCTTCGCCCGGGGAGGTGGAAGCGCTCCTGGGCGTTGTGGATATCGAGGCATTCCCGCCGCGCTACAATATCGCCCCAACGCAGCCCGTGCTCGTGGCCTTATCTACCGGCCCCCGTGAGCCCGGCTCCAACCGGCCTGACCGCGAGGCGAAGCTGGTCCGCTGGGGCTTCCTGCCCTCATGGGTGAAGGATCCGAAGAAGTTTCCGCTCATCATCAATGCGCGCAGCGAGACGGTTGCCGAAAAGAACAGCTTTCGTGCGGCCGTCCGTCACCGCCGCGGGCTTCTTCCCGCATCAGGCTTCTACGAGTGGAAACGGGAGGGCGGCAAGAGTGTTCAACCTTATTGGGTGCGCCCGCGCGATGGCGGCGTCATCGCATTTGCAGCATTGCTGGAAACCTACAGCGAACCCGGTGGCAGCGAGATCGACACGGGCTGCATCCTGACCGCCGCGGCCAATGAGGAATTCGCCCCCATCCACGACCGCATGCCGGTGATGATTCCGCAGGACCAGTTCTCCCGCTGGCTGGACTGCGTCAACAACGAGCCGCGCGACGTGGCTGACCTGATGACCGCGCCCCAGCCAGGGGTCTTCGAGGCAATTCCCGTCTCCAATCTCGTGAACAAGGTTGCCAATACGGGACTTGAAATCCAGGAGCGGGTGGAGCCGGCCGAATTGGTCGCACCGGCCGGCAGGAAATCGAAAGGCGATGACGGCCAGATGCAGCTCTTCTGA